A part of Paenibacillus donghaensis genomic DNA contains:
- the clpP gene encoding ATP-dependent Clp endopeptidase proteolytic subunit ClpP produces the protein MSIVPYVIEQTAQGERSYDIYSRLLKDRIVFVGAAIDDQLANSIIAQLLFLAADDPEKDIQMYINSPGGSTSAGFGIYDTMQVITPRVNTICTGFAASFGSLLLLAGAKGFRCALPNSEIMIHQPHGGAQGQASDIAISARRILQVREKVVQITAERTGQPVEKVANDMDRDYFMSAQEALEYGIIDKIITKL, from the coding sequence ATGAGTATTGTGCCATATGTTATTGAGCAGACTGCCCAAGGGGAACGTTCCTATGATATTTATTCCAGGCTGCTGAAGGACCGGATTGTGTTTGTGGGAGCGGCGATCGATGACCAGCTGGCGAACAGCATTATCGCCCAGCTGCTGTTTCTGGCGGCGGATGATCCAGAGAAGGATATCCAGATGTACATTAACAGTCCGGGTGGCTCGACTTCCGCCGGGTTTGGCATTTATGATACGATGCAGGTAATCACGCCAAGGGTAAATACGATCTGCACCGGATTCGCCGCCTCTTTCGGTTCGCTGCTGCTGCTGGCGGGTGCCAAAGGCTTCCGCTGCGCGCTGCCGAACAGTGAGATCATGATCCATCAGCCGCATGGGGGAGCCCAGGGACAGGCCAGCGATATTGCCATTTCCGCCCGCCGCATTCTGCAGGTGAGAGAGAAGGTGGTGCAGATAACCGCAGAGCGTACAGGCCAGCCAGTGGAGAAGGTGGCGAACGATATGGACCGGGATTATTTCATGTCTGCGCAGGAAGCATTGGAATACGGGATCATCGACAAGATCATAACCAAACTTTAA